A segment of the Labrus mixtus chromosome 15, fLabMix1.1, whole genome shotgun sequence genome:
TGGACAGAATTTTGTAATTTTTAGATGAAACCAAACAATTAACCTGGATTGCgtacatgaaacaaacaaaaaaaaaaaaaaaggattacatGCTGTATTCAGCCCTGTTTAAAGCTGATTGCTACGTCCAGAACTGAACTGGCCCTGTGTTGATTCTCTGGTCAGAGTGGATGTTGTACAGATGTgctgaacaaaaacagagtGAGGTCATGACCTCAatgtaaatgaaatgtcaaTAATGTGACTGCTCTTGCTGTCCTGAACAGGCACAGTCCATTTGTCTCTTCCAGTAAATTGaataaaatgcttgtttttccTCCAGTGAGATGTTTTGCTTCATGtgacagaccccccccccacccacccccccccccccccacacacacacacacacacacacacacacacacacacacacacacacacacacacacacactataaatTCTCTTTTCCCTGAGAAGGTACAGAAGGTTCATGGTCTCTTGTTTCATAGCAACATATGCAAACCATGAAGGTAATATTAAGGTCATAACTTCTGTTCTcatctggatttaaaaaaaacaacttcttagCTAATGTTGCCTTTTCAGACTAACTGCAGATAGAGGAACAATGTCATTTTAGAACAGAGAAGGTTatacaaatatttgaaaaaactAACCAGGTTTTCCATAAAGAAAGATTTATGCCAATTGTACTCATGGGAAATTACTTGTTCAAAAATATTTGGATGATGAGGATtacttttatttagttttaccCTCAGTACTTTTATtacaaatattattatattattattatgttgttAGCGAAACCACtaagaaaaatctgtttttaatgtgaacAACTTGAGCATTGGAGGCTGTGGCCGAGCTCTCAGTGGACATGAGGGGGCTATTTTTGTCTGCAGATGAGAGTTATCGTAGTCCCTCTGGCATTCCCTGATAGTCAAGGAGAAAAACGTGTTCATTGCAGCAGTACATGAGAAGGATATCCTGTCCTGATTCTTCTCATTGTACAACATTAGTAGGCACTGTATAGGTGTTAAAGTGGTATTGCAGGCACTGGAGCTACTTGCTGTATGTTGAGTGATGTGCTGCACTGCAGTGCCACCAGTTGAACACACTGTGGCAGCTGTGTGTTGCTTCCCAAAGCCATGGTTGCAGGGAAAGTGAGGCCAGCTTTTATCTCATGGAGGATCACgtgttttattttactgatcCAGTATCAGCTGCTAATGTAATCCAGAAAATTGCATAATGCACTTTTGTGCCCCTGATCTGATTTTTATCCATCTCACTCAATTTGTCACATTAGGTACTTACTTCAATCTCATGCTTAAGTGATTTAGTGTGTAAGAGAGATTTAAACTCAGCATGTCTATTTCTGTAGATGGCCCGGGTCAGTATTTGCACTCACTgtacagcacagagagagagctgcattTTATCCTTCCAGAACAACACGACTGCAACTTCTCCCTGACTCCCCCGAGACTAATGTAAACTTTGTATATAAGTAACCTGATCCTGCACTCTTAAACCATGCACAGTGTACAGAGTACACCAGTTTaccatgtctgcttttcttGTAGCATtgtcagcacaaacacacacactcgcatggTGTAAGCATATCTCAGCTTTTGTATCCTGTCACCTTGGCGAAGAGACAATAAAGACATCACAGTGTTGTTAATTCAGATCAGACATGAGCTGGACTGAATCCAGACACTGACCCTGCCTGCACAGCCACCTATTAAGGCTGTGGGAAGTGGGGGAAAGCTGTATGGAGGGATATAAatggaatgaaaaacaaacagcaacaaacagGGAATGAAGGCCAagactcttcctcttctttgttgTGTGATATTTAAAGCTTCAAGCCACGCATTGGTGCAGATTATTGCAGATGTAGGATCTCATTAAGTTGGTTGGTGATGTTTCAGAATGAATGCCCTCACAGGATGTCTCAATTTGTTCTTGCAGTGGTAAATTGTTTGTGTAGATTCATTTCTGCTTCAGATACTAATTCACAAAGTAACGCAAACTGataaatctgatttatttattttttacaagattacacaacatgtttgtttttttacatttgcatgTGCTCTAATTTTAAGTGTATCGTTATTACATAAGAAAATAAGTATTTTTCACTGTttagttttctctttgtgtgtgtgctgtcaggCAGAAAAAAGCTATTTTGACAGGGGTGTGTAAAACAGCAGTTCAGGGGGCAGACAGCAATGGGCTTAGCGAGATTCAGCAATGTGGAAACTGGCGTCACACGAACTACTCTCACATGAAGTCACACTTACTGTCTGCTGTAAGTTTTTACTGCTCGCACTTCTTTCACACTGTTCTTTCAAAAAGcagaacaagaacaacaaacatAGGGGTTAACTCAATAATCAGAAAATAGACTGTATCTTTTCACGCTGGATTCCACCTCATTACTCTACCATAACAGTTATTGTTCTGGTTATTTCATGGATGTGATGTACAGTGAGCCATGATACATGTgtagctgataaaaaaaaaacctttgactGTGGTTGGAGAGAATAGAGAAACAGTTCAAAGCTTTTCTTACTTCCTCTCTGTTATatgcctcttcctctcctgtttGGGCATCCTCTAATCCATTTTGCCTGTTGATGCAGTTGCCAGTCAAAAACAAGCCATATATGGCAAAATGCCCTTTACTTTCTGtgtctttgaaaatgtattttcctccATTAAATGAGACACCCCTTTCACATTTCACACTAAGTGGTAAACCACAGTAAaggagatattttttttaagtcatgctCTGCTCATAGCTTGGCATCGAGCCGTGAGAAACCGCAGGTTACACAGGAGCAGACATATCACAACAAACTAATGCGTTGCAGACAACCCCCTTGAAAGCATGTTGTATGACCTcccctaaaatgtttttttttatcagacacCGTccgcatgtcttttttttatttacaatgaaGGATAAAATGAAGGACTCTTGTTTAAGTATGAGGACAACCAAGCTTCAAGTAATGAAAACAAGGTGGGTAAGGTGATAAAAGCTCACCTTGATACTGTCGGCTCTTAGAGGAGTAAATCAGTAAACACTTCATCTGCTCTTAAGTGTGAGGCGaggcagtaaaaaataaaagaatggcTATATTTGGAAGAAATCACCTTGAAAACTGCCAAGGGATAAACCGTTGTTGTAAACAAAGGCAATGGGTACAAATACCTCTTTTTATAGAAAACATTTCCTGAGTGAAACAggctatttaaaaataaaattccaACTGCTTAGAAagccagaaagaaaaacaatcatcatttttagagagagaaagagtgaaaatGCTCATATTTCTTTTACTTCCACTGTTTATAAAGTATGATGCTCCACTGTTCCCCTCTAACACAGACACTAGAGTGTGTTGTGTAAGATGGTGGGGTTCAGATATACCTCCCGGTGTCTTGGAATGAGCTTAGGAGCGGCCTCAGCAGTCTTCAGGTTTGCAGAGTGGTCTTGAGTTAAGCAATGCAGACACATTGTTCAGTGCAGTAAAGCTCCTGGCTCCGAGTCTGATTTATGCCGACTTTGGTCAAGGCTGgggtggggtgtgtgtctatgagtgtgtgtctaagtgtgtgtgtgttgggtgggGTTGGGGGTTGCTCTGTCATTCGTCAGAGCCTCTGGATGCACTCCTCTGCTGACCCCAAATTGATTTGAAGAGGGAAAATTACCTATTCTCCTGCCCTTGTGACAGCCACACAGAGGGCTCATTTATTTCCCTTATACCCCCTCGCAAGAAGCTCTGCCCCGCAGTAATGAAGAAGTGACCTTGAGTTTAGACATCAACCTTGCTTCAGCTTGGATACCATAAGCATCAAGACGTTCAGAATAaacactgactgactctctctctctcaaacactcaaacacacacacacacacacacactgcaggaatacaAAAAAGCAGGGATATAACCTATAGACCATCTATCATATGCTCTGACAACAGGGAATGATGGTGGTCGGGGTGATAATAGCTACTGTCAGGTACTGACGGAGGGAAAAATTCTCAGCACTGATAGGTCTAATTTTAGTGGGTGTTTATTTAGTGTGTCAGCAGCTTCTCTATTTATTATTTAGCTTTTGTAATGGTCACTAATGGCTGTGCGGAAAATGTAATGCACAACCTGAGTGTGTTTGGCGTCTTGGCATCAATCAAAAGGCCTGATGGATTCAAAGTCTGGCCCTATCAGGAAAAAAGATTCCTCCTCTGACCTCTTCACTTcctgacaggaagagaaaaatatatGAACACCCCGAGGCTTTGGGAGAAGTTCATCTATTTCCTGATATAACAGTGAGATAAGGGACGATGTTGCCATAGCCTTTCAGCTGGCAGAGAATCAAAGTGGAGCTTTGTGTCTCGGGAACAAATTCACAGAGGCGTGCTAAAAGCTCAAACACCCTGGCTGCACAGAGGAAAAGGTGAGGCTTCTCCTTTCGACCCAGACAAGCACTCCTGAGACACGCTTTAAAAGCATCCCAGTATGGTCCCGCACACACGGAGAACACTATTCTCTCATGGATCAAaatgagcatttaaaaaaaacattcatttccaGGAACACATAGTCAAAGTTTAACCACATATATAGTTATCATATTttatacacacagacagctaTCACATGTAGGTCATGTGGAGAAGCATATTTAATCTCACTTTTTAGAAGAAGATTCCATAATAGTTCTGTTTGAAGTCTTTCATGCAGTTAAGGGGCATAATAGATTACTTTTTGTCCAAGAAATGCTTTTATATAGATTTCTACATAATCATAAGGCAATAAGAGGAAGTGAAATGTATATACATCCTATGTATGtatattttcatttacaaaacaataaataaaaaggtaaaaatatgCATGGCTCATTGTGTGATCTAGCATATATTACATATCCAATGATTCCAGCTGTGATGGTAGCTCTCTAACAATAACACAGCTGACATCATTCGAGGTTAATCCAGTGAGGGATGTTCTCTGACAAAACAGGCACTTAGTTTGACTGGGAGTATATTCCCTGTCTTTACACTTCATATATCTTATCTGTTGAGGCTTTATATTATCTACAATTAAGACCTGAATTAGCCTTATATCTTTGGTTTCTCTTGTAGCTTCTTGTTTTCAGCTACATATCTTGGACCATTTCAAATGTGTGATttacattcaacatttttttatacactATATAATAATGTGCCTTACATTTGcaataaatacactttgaatTGTTCATCACTTTACATGGAATGCAGTTGAATGTTTCCTATCTGTTTCTTTCCTGTGTCCTCTGCTTGATATTCTTGTTTCGTACTTTCAGGAGAGCACGACAGGAAGGGACTATTTGTGTACCTCATATGCTGTGTTTGTACAGAATACAATCACATAATTGTGTCCCAGTTGGTTGAGGAAACCTGGATTGTTCATTTGTATTCTTCCAGGCCTAAACCCTCCTCCTGTCTGCATTAACCCATGCTCCCCCAGTTCCTCTTCTGGGGCAGTGTCTTGACTCTAACGCACCGTCCTTGTGAGTCAAACGCCATCCATCCTCCTAACAAATCACCATTGTTCTTTGGAACCGGATTCCTcctaaacaaatataaatacagcCCCAAGCATCCGTCTCTAATCCACTTTCTTTGATTTAACAGTTTGTTCACATTATTAGATTTCAACCACAGCCTTCCCAGGGACACTCCCACAGTTGTAACACCCATGTCATCCCCTGTCTGTTCTCAGTCCAGCAGCGAGTCTCGCTCCCTCagcctgctgcttttttttttctctatgtcCATAGCTTCATCTGCTGCTTTGTACATTAGGCATGCCATAAGGCCATTAACACACTGACCCACCCCTTGCATTCCTGCGGCTCTGCTCTATGTGAGTGGGACGAGACATTTTCTCAgatgaaacaacaaacatgctCTCCACCCTCAACTGCAACTTTTGTGGCCATTTTTGCATTGCAGATGCTCTCTGACAGCCCCTGTAAACTTCATAGGGCCCTCATAAAGTGGTGTTGACACCTTCAATGACACCCTTCCTCCCTTGCTGGGGTGTAGGGGACAGGTGATTACAGATGGAGGTCCTGTTGACAGTACAGCTGTCCTTTGTTGTTGGAAACATCTGGTAGAGGTCAGTGCTCTCTGCTCTCAGGCTGTGACGCCGGGAGGTTGGCGGTTGCTGTGGAGTTGCATGTCCTTGCAACATGTGCACGTGCATCCATGCATGTCTTATGATTTCAAacatgtctctctgtgtgtgtctgttgctgTTACATCAGTCTCTGTCAGTACAAACTGTCCTTGGTGGTAGAGGTGTGTGTGGTGGTAGAGTCATCTGGCAAGGAGCCTCGACGGCCGGGTCTGGAcccacagtgcagcaggttCAGCAGCTCTCTGGACACGCTGCTGGAGAAGGCAGTGTAAATCCACGGGTTGGTGCATGAGTTCAGACTGGCCAGCAGCATCAGGATAGTGAAGGCCACTCCTGCAAAGACAAAAATCCATATACACACATTACAGACAGGTGCACAAACACATAGACACGTTTGTATTGATGCATTTATATTTTCACATGTACAATTTTCCACCTGGGGAAAAATGAGCACACTGTACATctcattgttttaatttctcttaGGGACCAGAAATATAATATGACCACCAACTATTCAGATGATGATACTTATggttatgtttttatattatttccTTTAGGTATGCAACAagagtataaataaaacatgtcactTTTAACACAGCCTGTtcgccttgtgtgtgtgtgtttgtgtgtgtatttgtgctagtgtctgtgtgagtgcGTGCGTATGGCAGGGATAGCAAATGTCTGCTAGTAAAAAGTCATTCATGTTTATACATACTTTTATTTGCATGGAAACAAAATACATtgtgtatatgcatgtgtgCTTGTGAGTATGCAAAGCTGACCCACCCCACTCCATGTGTCTGCTTGTGATTTTCActatgtgtgtgagctgctggcACGCATCATTGATGATGAAATGTCAACATCTGGCGTCATTGCAAAACCAGCAGGGGATATAAACAGGTTATTTACGGGCCTCTAATGTTTGTCTTCAGCTTCAGATCAGAGGACTCCCACTCAGTCCAACTATCAGCTACAATTTAAGGCTTCTCGCCTTGCTCGCTCTGTCACTCGCtgccaaaataaaagacacCAACAGATGCTGTTTATTTGCCAAAATGTACAGAGGCCAGAGATGCCAGGCAGGGGTCTCTGGTTGTGGGTAAAAATATGGTGTTTTTGAGCTCATATTTCACAACAATCATTGCTGGAGCTGGTTGTCCTTGCAGTATTGACTGAGATCAAGGGAGACAACAGCATTAATCAAAGGTTGTTGTAGAGAACCAGACCTGTTTGATTAGCTTTTGTTTTTGGCTGCCTCGAGTGCAAAACAGTGCTCATTAAGAGCAATTAAATGGATAATATGGGAAAAACAACTTAAGTGATGGTTATAACCCACATATCTGCTTTTGTAGCTCTCTGAGGGTGAATTGCACAGAaaagtgtgtgttacagtgtcgTACCAGAACTCTGGACGGTAGTGTGGATAGAGAACTGACCATAAGTGTATATGATACAGACCTTGGTTTGGAGAGTTGGGGTCCCATGCCGCCCAAAGCTGGACTATAAAGAAAGGAGACCAGCAGATAGTGTAGACCAGCACGATGACCAGGGTCATTCTCACTGTCTTGGACATGGCTTTAGTGATGCTCGGAGGCGGGATGGCAGGAGGGAGAGGCGCAACATAGTCGAGGGAACAGCGGGGTGAGCCTGAGGCCAGCTCGTAGGGCACGTATGCCTCCTGGCAGTCTGAGCTGTTAACtgtttgctgctgtgttgtcgatgttgttgttgttgttgttgttgttgttgttgttgtcacagGTGCACCACAGCAACTGTTATACTGAACGGCAGAGGGTACATAGTCGTAAGACTCTCCAGCTTGGCTGTTATTGTGAGGGTGGTTATTCACACCCTTTAAaagctgtcctcctcctcctcctcctcctcctctgccctccCTCCCCACTCCTCCCCCCGACGcccgtctccctctctccctcgctcgctcGTCCTCCTTCTTAAAGCTGTGGAAGCGGAAGAGGATTTCGTCCTTCTTCAACTCGGCCGTCACCATCCTCTCTGACTTCAGGTAGATATTGTTGTGAATCTCTCTGAAGATTCTTatctaaaaaaaattgaaatatttGCAAAAAGAAGCACAGTTTTAAtacagaggagaacatactATTCACAATTTAATACCCAGAAGGCCTGAGGATAAAGTTTAAGGCGTGGCATGAGTCAGAATCAGATGCctgtctttgctctttgcagACAATCCTGTTTGCGTCTCTGCCTCAACAGTGACAGGAAAtttggaaagtgtgtgtgttggccttCACCATCAGACATAAACCAGCATCAGACATTTGTATTCAATACTGCAATTCCTCTACTTTGTAAGAATCTGAGAAtctatcattatgttttattgtaGCATAAAAATTCTTCATGCTCTTCTAGGAGATGTCAACAATAATTTGAAAGCAAGGATAAAGGAAATTCATACTTggagctatttttttttcttactgccAACCATTGTTCTTCTTACAcctttaacttctttaaaaacaggtttatGAGGTTACAACACTGCAGTCCACAACAACATAGAGGATATACAAGTGCAAGCATGGAATCAGCTAAAGCAACTTCCGAGGAACTTCCTTCTGCAGAAACTACATCCTACTTCAATACATATGTCTAATTGATTTAAAactggaaaatgaaaaatggtcAGGGTTTCTATGTTTGTCTCAGATCTGGTGCATTCCTCCTACTGGCAGAAGGTTCTTTGGGTGGGCAGATTTTCTTAGCAGCAGTCTCAGCAGTGGTCCTCCAAGTGCTGTGTTAATTAGGGGAAATAGCTAGACCCTGAAAATATCTTTCCCTAAATAGAGCAGCATGGCTGATGGGAGGCAGCCCAGAATGCCTCCTCTCCATGGGATGCTATATAACACCAACCACAGTCGTCCACACAGGTTATCCAACAATCCCTGCCAAATGCACCCCccgatgaaaacaaaacacaatttcatTCATGCCTTTGTTTTTGGATTATGTTGCATACAGCATACATTGTGGTTGGTGCAGAGATTGAGAGCCCAGCCAATAAAAGTGGTTCTACCTGACAGATGGTGATTATCAAGGCGGGCAGGAGGAAGACTGCCACGGTCATCCAGGTGATGTAGGCCTTAAGCCCCCACGGTTCTGCAAAGTGACCCCAGCACTCATATTCTCCAGCGACTTCTGAGCGAGAGAAGATGAAAACCTGACAAACCAGACAAACGGAGGGTGGTCAGCATTCCAACAGACATGACTGGCAGTTTCCTCTACCATCAGCTGAACTGTGATGACCTCATCAGGATAAAAATAGATCAACATCTTGAGTTACTCTCTCATGTCCTATTtcataatgtgtgtttgtgtgtttgtgtgttttgttcgtgtgtgtgtgtgtgcaactttGTGCAATTTGATTTTTATGCCTCCCCACCTGCGGTATGCTGAGCGCCAGC
Coding sequences within it:
- the LOC132989214 gene encoding vasopressin V2 receptor-like, producing MESISVETDWDGLALSSLPAAGRNNFSSSSLFVSELNSLNSSHSGGSFFGIFPENGSTTTPHTLPQPRGRDLGLARAEIAVLGVVLALTTLGNSFVLWVLLRRRKHNAPMHVFMVNLCVADLVVALFQVLPQLIWDITERFQGPDFLCRSIKYLQIVGMFASSYMIVAMTVDRHQAICCPLQAYRGGAMSRWNTPVMVAWGLALALSIPQVFIFSRSEVAGEYECWGHFAEPWGLKAYITWMTVAVFLLPALIITICQIRIFREIHNNIYLKSERMVTAELKKDEILFRFHSFKKEDERARERGRRASGGGVGREGRGGGGGGGGQLLKGVNNHPHNNSQAGESYDYVPSAVQYNSCCGAPVTTTTTTTTTTTTSTTQQQTVNSSDCQEAYVPYELASGSPRCSLDYVAPLPPAIPPPSITKAMSKTVRMTLVIVLVYTICWSPFFIVQLWAAWDPNSPNQGVAFTILMLLASLNSCTNPWIYTAFSSSVSRELLNLLHCGSRPGRRGSLPDDSTTTHTSTTKDSLY